TATGTTTTTGCATAATGTGTTGATTCAAAAGGAGAGATTATCTATGTTTCGCGGTATGAGACGATTTAAACAAGAACTGACGAAAGAAGAATGCAAAGATATTCTTATAAATGAGCCGAGAGGTGTTCTCTCTGTAATAGGCGAAGGCGGCTATCCGTATGGTATGGTGATGAATCATTGGTATCATGAAGCGGACGGTAAGCTGTATTTCCATGGTGCGAAGGAAGGGCACAAGATCGATGCGATCAAAGCGTGCGATAAGGTATCGTATTGCGTACATGATGAAGGCTTCCGCAAAGAAGGCGAGTGGGCGCTCAATATAAAAAGTGTCATCGTATTCGGTCGTATCCGCATTGTCGAGGATGAGGAGAAGATGAGAGAGATCTGCTCAAATCTCTATCGTAAGTTCGACGATGATGAGGATGCACTGAAACACGAATTGACGCATCTTAGCCGTGTGATGTGTCTGGAGCTTACGCCCGAACATATGACGGGAAAATTGGTCAAAGAATCATAAAATAGAATATAATATAGAAGAATCTCCCTTATTCGAGGGAGATTTTTTCTTTTTCTTGCAGTTGTGTGATGGCGGTTTTATAATAGAAGGAAAGAAGTCTGAATAATGAGGTGATTCTGATGAAAATATATAAAATTGCGGTGATCCCGGGTGATGGTATCGGTACGGAAGTTGTGACGGAAGGGGTCAAGGTTCTCGAGCGTGTAGCAGAGCTTGATGGTGGTTTCCGTTTTGAGTTTACATGGTTCCCGTGGGGCTGTGAATATTATCATAAGCATGGTGTGATGATGGACGAGGACGGTATCGACCGTTTGCGTGCGTTCGATGCGATCTTCCTCGGTGCGGTCGGTTCTCCCGATGTGCCCGACCATATTTCGCTCCGCGGTCTACTCCTTCGCATCCGTCAGGGATTCGATCAGTATGTCAACTTGCGTCCTGTAAAGCTCCTCAAAGGTGCGCCGTGTCCGCTCGCAGGTGTTAACCGTGAGGATATTGATATGATGGTCATTCGTGAGAATTCCGAAGGCGAATATTCGGGTATGGGCGATTGGCTGTTCCGCGGAAAAGAAAATGAAGTCGTTTTGCAGACGGGTGTATTCTCACGTAAAGGGGTAGAACGTATCATTCGTTATGCGTATGAAATGGCGCATCGTGAAAATAAAACGCTTACGAGTGTCAGCAAATCGAATGCGCTCAACTATTCGATGGTGTTCTGGGATCAAGTGTTTGCCGAAGTGGGCAAGGAGTATCCCGATGTAAAAACGCAGGTCGTCAATGTTGATGCGGCGGCTCTTTTCTTCGTAAAACAACCGCAGAAATTCCAAGTCGTTGTTACGAGCAATCTGTTCGGTGATATCTTGACAGACTTGGGTGCGGCGATTGCAGGCGGTATGGGTCTGGCGGCAGGTGCGAACCTCAATCCCGAACGTACGTTCCCGTCGATGTTCGAGCCTATTCACGGCAGTGCGCCCGATATCATGGGTAAGGGGATTGCCAATCCGCTTGCTTCGGTGTGGTCTGCTTCGCAGATGCTTGATTTCTTCGGCTACGAAGAGTGGGGTGCAAAGGTGCTTGGTGCAGTAGAAGATTTGATGGTAGACGGCTCTGTGCTGTCGCCTGATATGGGCGGTACGTCTACGACGAGAGAAGTCGGTGATGCTGTTGTGCGCAGATTGGAAGCGATGGCATAATGCGTAATTTGGGTCTGTTTGTATTGCAGACATTTTATCTATGGCTTTTTTATGCGGGAGGTAATCTGATCGCTTCTGTAATTCCATTCCCCATCCCGGGAAATGTGGTTGGTATGGTGCTTTTGTTCGTTGCGCTATGTCTTGGTATCGTGAAGGTGGAACAGCTACAGGTGGCATCGTCGTTTCTCTTGAAGCATCTGACGTTCTTTTTCATTCCGCTTGCAGTCGGCTTGATGAATTGGGGCGAATTGTTCATGGAGCATAGCGTAACGATCGGTATCAGTATCGTGGCGAGTGCGCTCTTGACATTGTTGGGAGTAGC
The DNA window shown above is from Selenomonadales bacterium and carries:
- a CDS encoding pyridoxamine 5'-phosphate oxidase family protein → MFRGMRRFKQELTKEECKDILINEPRGVLSVIGEGGYPYGMVMNHWYHEADGKLYFHGAKEGHKIDAIKACDKVSYCVHDEGFRKEGEWALNIKSVIVFGRIRIVEDEEKMREICSNLYRKFDDDEDALKHELTHLSRVMCLELTPEHMTGKLVKES
- a CDS encoding tartrate dehydrogenase, with amino-acid sequence MMKIYKIAVIPGDGIGTEVVTEGVKVLERVAELDGGFRFEFTWFPWGCEYYHKHGVMMDEDGIDRLRAFDAIFLGAVGSPDVPDHISLRGLLLRIRQGFDQYVNLRPVKLLKGAPCPLAGVNREDIDMMVIRENSEGEYSGMGDWLFRGKENEVVLQTGVFSRKGVERIIRYAYEMAHRENKTLTSVSKSNALNYSMVFWDQVFAEVGKEYPDVKTQVVNVDAAALFFVKQPQKFQVVVTSNLFGDILTDLGAAIAGGMGLAAGANLNPERTFPSMFEPIHGSAPDIMGKGIANPLASVWSASQMLDFFGYEEWGAKVLGAVEDLMVDGSVLSPDMGGTSTTREVGDAVVRRLEAMA
- a CDS encoding CidA/LrgA family protein, which encodes MRNLGLFVLQTFYLWLFYAGGNLIASVIPFPIPGNVVGMVLLFVALCLGIVKVEQLQVASSFLLKHLTFFFIPLAVGLMNWGELFMEHSVTIGISIVASALLTLLGVAALTLLCKGRVS